Proteins co-encoded in one Nothobranchius furzeri strain GRZ-AD chromosome 4, NfurGRZ-RIMD1, whole genome shotgun sequence genomic window:
- the LOC129152250 gene encoding LOW QUALITY PROTEIN: kelch repeat and BTB domain-containing protein 11 (The sequence of the model RefSeq protein was modified relative to this genomic sequence to represent the inferred CDS: inserted 1 base in 1 codon; deleted 2 bases in 1 codon; substituted 1 base at 1 genomic stop codon) yields MTITSISWTVHRDLKKLLLGNVTEICSGKTAKPVEKTHTTLTNELLRTYHLRDDNGRRVMVQTSTHTFQVELWRLSECSEYFRALSQSRMKETSESFIHLEHVSSSVSSYLLAEAFHSKCLSVLADEFSPAACLSYLSLAQEIFCAELRNTVLTHVSRNLLELPRVIRSLTDEEKLEVVNLREQGERRLCSLRKENLMSWDDAETECARHIFTIKGSEDGGDWHPMTELPFRADEWCFTTVVLXNYLYVIGGYGRCVKRGWEFRMASFRFNPFTVSWVTMLSLMKNRRHFSAVACGGCXWDSLVTPDSSTALYTAVECYDPLKDAWRFVSSLPLADFQFTVSLSHDVPLATSLGECVYVLGSIQRTGEKLLLQCNTKQDSWTEMLPTLTRADEGLPILYFLGATDELLVIGGNNSENIVTSFCVQSKKWGQVHRTEKVAHVGQGTLVGNQRLMASIDHNTVIRMDLQTVSISELPPLPVSTRYEAVFFYLCF; encoded by the exons ATGACCATCACCAGCATTAGTTGGACTGTGCACAGAGACCTGAAGAAACTGCTTTT AGGGAACGTCACTGAGATCTGCAGTGGGAAAACTGCCAAACCAGTGGAAAAGACTCACACAACACTCA CCAACGAGCTGCTCCGCACATATCACCTCAGAGATGATAATGGAAGGAGAGTTATGGTCCAAACCAGCACGCATACCTTTCAG GTGGAGCTTTGGAGACTTTCGGAGTGCAGCGAGTACTTCCGAGCTTTGTCACAGTCTAGAATGAAAGAGACCTCGGAGAGCTTCATTCACCTGGAGCACGTGTCTTCCTCT GTGAGCAGCTATCTCCTGGCGGAGGCCTTCCATTCAAAGTGCCTGTCAGTCTTGGCTGATGAGTTCAGTCCAGCTGCCTGTTTGTCATACTTGAGTCTTGCTCAGGAGATTTTCTGTGCAGAGCTGAGGAACACGGTGCTCACCCATGTGAGCAGAAACCTGCTGGAGCTGCCACGTGTGATAAG ATCCCTGACTGACGAGGAGAAGCtggaagttgtaaacctgagggaGCAAGGAGAGCGACGTCTGTGCAGCTTGAGGAAGGAGAACCTGATGTCATGGGACGACGCAGAAACTGAATGTGCCCGGCacattttcacaataaaaggATCGGAGGATGGTGGAGACTGGCATCCAATGACAGAACTTCCCTTCAGAGCTGATGAGTGGTGTTTTACCACGGTGGTGCTTTAGAAC TACCTGTATGTGATAGGAGGCTATGGGCGGTGCGTGAAGAGAGGCTGGGAGTTCAGAATGGCTTCCTTTAGATTCAATCCCTTCACTGTTTCATGGGTCACTATGTTGTCTTTGATGAAG AACAGAAGGCACTTCAGCGCAGTAGCCTGTGGCGGCT TGTGGGACTCTCTGGTGACTCCGGACTCCAGCACAGCTCTCTACACAGCTGTAGAGTGCTACGATCCATTAAAGGACGCATGGAG GTTTGTGTCCTCATTGCCACTCGCTGACTTCCAGTTCACCGTGTCCTTATCCCACGACGTCCCTCTTGCTACCAGCCTTGGAGAGTGTGTCTATGTGCTGGGGAGCATCCAGAGAACCGGAGAAAAGCTTCTGCTGCAGTGTAACACAAAGCAAG ATTCATGGACTGAAATGCTTCCCACCCTTACCAGAGCAGACGAAGGCCTCCCTATTCTTTACTTCCTGGGTGCTACTGATGAGCTGCTTGTGATTGGTGGAAACAACTCAGAAAATATAGTGACATCATTCTGTGTGCAGTCAAAGAAATGGGGACAG GTTCATAGGACGGAGAAAGTGGCTCATGTTGGGCAGGGGACACTAGTAGGGAACCAGCGCCTGATGGCCAGCATAGACCACAACACTGTCATAAGGATGGATCTGCAAACTGTCTCCATCAGTGAACTTCCACCTTTACCTGTCTCCACTCGCTATGAGGCAGTTTTTTTTTACCTCTGCTTCTAA
- the cpt1b gene encoding carnitine O-palmitoyltransferase 1, muscle isoform: protein MAEAHQAVGFQFTVRPDGVDIKLSQEVIRNIYLSGVTAWKKKAILFKNGILAGVYPASPSSWLIIVIAMMSSLYTHVDLSLGIIDLMKDNLPCRDRMSVQTRAVLSAVLFTTGLWTFLIYLMRYTLKALLSYHGWIFESHGKMSTSTKMWLNLVKMFSGRRPLLYSFQAALPRLPVPSVDDTIQRYLESVRPLLDSKQYAQMELLAKEFKETEAAQLQRYLILKSWWATNYVSDWWEEYIYLRSRSPIMVNSNFYIMDLLYVTPTHRQAARAGNMVHAMLLYRRKLERGEHAPLRALGTVPMCSAQMERMFNTTRIPGVETDIVQHLNNRKHLVVYHKGRFFQVWLYTGGRHLSPNELETQFQRILNDTSEPQPGELKLAALTAGDRIPWARARVKYFSQGANKASLDVIESAAFFLTLDEEPRGYDPAKTNSLDNYAKSLLHGKCYDRWFDKSFTLISYPNGKMGVNIEHAWADAPIMGHMWEYVLATDCFHLGYTEEGHCKGDVSGDLPYPNRLQWHISKECQDVIEKSYLSAKQIADDVDFHGYLFTDFGKGAIKKCRTSPDAFIQLALQLAQFRDQGVFCLTYESSMTRMFRDGRTETVRSCTSEAVAFVRAMEDTDVTNAQKLVLFRKAAEKHQNMYRLAMTGSGIDRHLFCLYIVSKYLGVDSPFLKKVLSEPWKLSTSQTPQQQINLVDINKFPNFVGAGGGFGPVADDGYGVSYIIVGENLITFHISCKFSSPDTSSYRFGQHIRKAMIDIQALFKPENDKKMEENGKCVLLVNGKKHV, encoded by the exons ATGGCAGAGGCGCATCAGGCGGTGGGCTTCCAGTTCACTGTGCGCCCAGACGGTGTGGACATCAAGCTGAGCCAAGAGGTCATCAGAAACATCTACCTGTCAGGAGTGACGGCGTGGAAGAAGAAAGCTATTTTATTTAAG AATGGAATCCTGGCTGGAGTCTACCCCGCCAGCCCGTCCAGCTGGCTGATTATTGTCATCGCCATGATGAGTTCCTTGTACACACACGTAGACCTCTCTTTAGGAATTATAGATCTGATGAAGGACAACCTGCCATGCAG AGACCGTATGTCAGTGCAGACCAGAGCGGTGTTGAGCGCTGTTCTGTTCACCACTGGACTGTGGACGTTCCTCATCTACCTCATGAGATACACGCTCAAGGCTCTTCTGTCCTACCACGGCTGGATTTTTGAATCCCATGGGAAAATGAGTACATCAACCAAAATGTGGCTG AACCTGGTAAAGATGTTTTCTGGACGGAGGCCGCTGCTGTACAGTTTCCAGGCGGCCTTACCCCGGCTCCCTGTGCCTAGTGTGGATGATACAATTCAGAGG TACCTTGAATCAGTGCGCCCTCTGCTGGACAGCAAACAGTACGCCCAGATGGAACTGTTGGCCAAAGAGTTTAAAGAGACTGAAGCAGCTCAGCTCCAGAGATACCTGATTCTGAAGTCCTGGTGGGCAACAAATTAT GTGAGTGACTGGTGGGAGGAGTACATTTACCTCAGGAGTAGAAGTCCCATCATGGTCAACAGCAACTTTTACATAATG GACCTCCTGTACGTGACTCCAACACACCGGCAGGCGGCACGAGCAGGAAACATGGTCCATGCTATGCTGCTGTACAGACGCAAACTGGAGCGAGGTGAACACGCACCG CTGAGGGCTTTAGGGACAGTCCCAATGTGCTCCGCTCAGATGGAGAGGATGTTCAACACGACCCGCATCCCTGGAGTAGAAACAG ACATTGTGCAGCACCTAAATAACAGAAAGCACCTGGTTGTCTACCACAAAGGCCGATTCTTCCAAGTGTGGCTGTACACTGGAGGACGCCATCTCTCCCCCAATGAACTGGAGACACAGTTTCAACGGATCCTCAATGACACATCAGAACCCCAGCCAGGAGAACTCAAACTAGCGGCCTTGACTGCAGGCGATAG AATTCCGTGGGCTCGTGCTCGAGTGAAGTATTTTAGCCAGGGAGCAAACAAAGCCTCCCTAGACGTCATTGAATCCGCTGCATTCTTTCTGACGCTTGACGAGGAGCCGCGGGGTTACGACCCAGCGAAAACGAACTCGCTCGACAATTACGCCAAGTCTCTGCTGCATGGAAAATGTTACGACAG GTGGTTTGACAAGTCATTCACATTGATCTCATATCCAAACGGGAAGATGGGTGTAAATATTGAACACGCTTGGGCTGACGCACCAATCATGGGACACATGTGGGAG tatgTTCTTGCGACAGACTGCTTTCATCTTGGCTACACTGAGGAGGGACACTGTAAGGGGGATGTGAGCGGGGACCTGCCGTATCCAAACCGACTGCAGTGGCACATTTCTAAGGAG TGCCAAGATGTCATTGAGAAGTCGTACCTGTCAGCCAAGCAGATAGCCGATGATGTGGACTTTCACGGCTATCTTTTCACTGATTTTGGCAAAGGTGCGATCAAGAAGTGCAGGACTAGCCCCGACGCCTTCATTCAGCTGGCTCTGCAACTAGCCCAGTTTCGA GATCAGGGTGTGTTCTGTCTGACCTACGAGTCTTCGATGACTCGGATGTTCAGGGATGGACGGACGGAGACGGTACGCTCCTGCACCTCGGAGGCGGTGGCGTTTGTTAGAGCAATGGAGGACACGGATGTAACA AACGCCCAAAAGCTCGTGCTGTTTCGGAAGGCAGCGGAGAAGCATCAGAACATGTACCGTCTGGCCATGACCGGGTCTGGCATCGATCGTCACCTCTTCTGCCTTTACATAGTGTCCAAATACCTTGGTGTTGACTCGCCGTTTCTTAAGAAG GTGCTCTCTGAACCCTGGAAGTTATCCACTAGCCAGACTCCGCAGCAGCAGATCAATTTAGTCGACATCAACAAGTTCCCTAATTTCGTGGGTGCTGGAGGTGGATTTGGTCCT GTGGCTGACGATGGGTATGGTGTTTCGTACATCATTGTCGGGGAAAACCTCATCACATTCCATATCTCCTGCAAATTCTCCAGTCCCGACACA AGCTCCTACAGGTTCGGTCAGCACATCAGGAAGGCCATGATAGACATTCAGGCGCTTTTCAAACCAGAGAATGATAAGAAGATGGAGGAGAATGGGAAGTGTGTGCTGCTGGTGAATGGGAAGAAGCACGTGTGA